A genome region from Chthoniobacterales bacterium includes the following:
- a CDS encoding protein phosphatase 2C domain-containing protein produces the protein MENNPITAAQTLHWHGHTDVGRVRKNNEDSFLGLQFNAQEVHYLGKTGDGTLALGDFAFAVSDGLGGAHAGEFASRVAVEKITRLLPKSFRLEAAGLSTGFGDVLGELFEQIHRSLVFLGSSDEDCNGMGATLSLTWFRPGWMFFGHVGDSRIYYLPHSNGSIQQISEDDTYVGWLYRNEKISQHEARNHPRRNVLQKALGANHRYINPQIGAVGCEPGDMFLICSDGLNEGLHDDRIHQLLRFPSAQETALNPALRLVKQAVEQSGQDNTTAMVIEIA, from the coding sequence ATGGAAAATAATCCCATCACAGCCGCGCAGACGCTTCACTGGCACGGCCATACCGATGTGGGCCGGGTGCGGAAAAACAACGAGGACTCCTTCCTGGGCCTCCAATTCAATGCCCAAGAAGTGCATTATCTTGGCAAAACTGGCGACGGTACACTGGCGCTCGGCGATTTCGCTTTTGCCGTCAGCGATGGCTTGGGGGGGGCTCATGCCGGCGAATTTGCCAGTCGGGTTGCCGTTGAAAAAATCACCCGGCTGCTGCCGAAATCCTTTCGCCTGGAGGCTGCCGGCCTGAGCACCGGATTTGGCGATGTGCTAGGCGAACTCTTCGAGCAAATCCATCGCTCCCTGGTCTTTCTGGGCTCCAGTGATGAGGATTGCAATGGAATGGGGGCGACTTTGAGTCTTACCTGGTTCCGGCCGGGATGGATGTTTTTTGGCCACGTGGGCGACAGCCGCATCTATTATCTGCCGCATTCCAATGGCAGTATTCAACAGATTTCCGAAGACGACACCTACGTCGGTTGGCTCTATCGCAACGAAAAAATCAGCCAGCACGAGGCGCGCAACCACCCACGGCGCAACGTCTTGCAAAAGGCTCTCGGTGCGAATCATCGTTACATCAACCCGCAAATTGGCGCGGTCGGCTGCGAGCCGGGCGACATGTTTCTCATCTGTAGCGACGGGCTGAACGAAGGCCTGCACGACGATCGAATTCACCAGCTTTTGCGCTTTCCCTCCGCCCAGGAGACCGCTCTCAATCCTGCTTTACGGCTCGTCAAGCAGGCCGTCGAGCAATCCGGGCAGGACAACACGACTGCCATGGTTATCGAAATTGCCTAA
- a CDS encoding glutamine synthetase beta-grasp domain-containing protein — MAKYKLEYIWLDGYSPVANLRGKTQVKEFADYPTLEELPMWGFDGSSTRQAEGHSSDCLLKPVASYLDTTKENGIIVMCEVLLADGTPHPTNDRATILDDPGTWFGFEQEYFLYKDGRPLGFPKEGYPAPQGKYYTGVGYDAVGDIAREIVDTHLDLCLDAGINHEGINAEVAKGQWEFQIFGKGSKKAADDVWVARYLLERLCEGYGVDVNYHCKPLGIDLDWNGSGMHSNFSTEYMREVGGKPYFESLMAAFDKYKNEHIAVYGPDNHLRLTGLHETQSIDKFNYGIANRGASIRVPHSFVNAGYKGYLEDRRPNSQGNPYKIASRILQTIQTVPTP; from the coding sequence ATGGCAAAGTACAAACTGGAATATATCTGGCTAGACGGCTACAGCCCCGTCGCCAATCTCCGTGGCAAAACGCAAGTCAAAGAATTTGCGGACTATCCCACTCTCGAAGAGCTCCCCATGTGGGGATTTGACGGCAGCTCCACCCGTCAGGCCGAAGGCCACAGCTCCGATTGCTTGCTGAAACCCGTCGCCTCCTACCTGGATACGACCAAGGAAAACGGCATCATCGTCATGTGCGAAGTGTTGCTCGCCGACGGCACGCCGCATCCCACCAACGACCGTGCGACCATTCTCGACGATCCAGGCACCTGGTTCGGCTTTGAGCAGGAATATTTCCTCTACAAAGACGGCCGTCCGCTCGGTTTCCCGAAAGAAGGTTATCCCGCTCCGCAGGGCAAATATTACACCGGCGTCGGCTACGATGCCGTGGGTGATATCGCCCGCGAAATCGTCGATACCCATCTCGATCTCTGTCTCGACGCTGGCATTAACCACGAAGGCATCAATGCCGAAGTGGCCAAGGGCCAGTGGGAATTCCAGATCTTCGGCAAAGGCTCCAAGAAAGCCGCTGACGACGTCTGGGTGGCACGTTATCTCCTTGAGCGCCTCTGCGAAGGCTATGGCGTCGATGTGAACTACCATTGCAAACCACTCGGCATCGATCTCGACTGGAACGGCTCGGGCATGCACTCCAACTTCTCCACTGAATACATGCGCGAAGTCGGCGGCAAACCTTACTTCGAGTCCCTCATGGCGGCATTCGACAAATACAAAAACGAGCATATCGCCGTTTACGGACCAGACAATCACCTGCGCCTCACTGGTCTGCACGAGACGCAGTCCATCGATAAATTCAACTACGGCATCGCCAACCGCGGCGCCTCGATCCGTGTCCCACACAGCTTCGTCAACGCCGGCTACAAGGGCTACCTCGAAGATCGTCGTCCGAACTCCCAAGGCAATCCCTACAAAATCGCCAGCCGCATTTTGCAGACGATCCAGACCGTTCCGACTCCGTAA
- the lpdA gene encoding dihydrolipoyl dehydrogenase, translating to MASYDLIVIGGGPAGYVGAIRAAQLGKKVVCIDKDRAGGTCLNWGCIPTKSLLRNAELYHLMAHKAEELGLKFDNLSYDWSKVISRSRGIADKLAGGIEFLFKKNKIDYVLGDADIKSAGKVEVKKRDGKSETYEAPNILVATGVATRELPGFPFNGTTVVGSKQAMVLAKQPKSIVVIGAGAIGVEFAYFFNAYKTQVTIVEMMPNVLPIEDTEISATLEKSLVKQGMKILTSTKVTKTETTSNGVKITVESAKGSEVLEADVCLVAIGVVPIIPGGIDLKKTDRGYIIVNDRYETSIPGIYAAGDIIGPPWLAHVASFEAKEAVEGMFNKTHQPKKVGIFPGCTYCHPQVASVGLTERAAKDTGLEFKVGKFPFQASGKAMAVGEMEGYVKLIFGAKHGEILGAHIIGAEATELIAELGLAINMEATMEDIEATIHAHPTLSEAVHEAAGAAEGMAIHI from the coding sequence ATGGCTTCTTATGATTTGATCGTGATCGGTGGCGGACCCGCCGGGTATGTTGGTGCGATTCGCGCGGCGCAACTGGGCAAAAAAGTGGTGTGCATCGACAAAGACCGCGCTGGCGGCACCTGCCTGAACTGGGGTTGCATCCCGACCAAATCGCTCCTGCGCAATGCCGAGCTTTATCACCTCATGGCGCACAAGGCCGAGGAACTCGGGCTTAAATTCGACAATCTTTCCTACGACTGGAGCAAGGTCATTTCCCGCAGCCGCGGCATCGCCGACAAACTCGCGGGCGGCATCGAATTTCTCTTTAAGAAAAACAAGATCGACTACGTGCTTGGTGATGCCGACATCAAATCCGCTGGCAAGGTCGAAGTCAAAAAACGCGACGGCAAATCAGAAACTTACGAGGCACCGAACATCCTCGTCGCCACCGGCGTCGCCACCCGCGAGCTACCGGGCTTCCCGTTCAATGGCACCACCGTCGTCGGCAGCAAGCAGGCCATGGTCCTCGCCAAACAACCGAAAAGCATCGTCGTCATCGGAGCAGGTGCCATTGGCGTCGAGTTCGCCTATTTCTTCAATGCCTATAAAACGCAGGTCACCATCGTCGAAATGATGCCCAACGTCCTCCCCATTGAGGACACGGAAATCAGCGCCACCTTGGAAAAATCCCTCGTCAAACAAGGGATGAAAATCCTCACCAGCACCAAAGTCACCAAGACCGAGACGACTTCCAACGGAGTCAAAATCACCGTCGAAAGCGCCAAAGGCAGCGAAGTCCTCGAAGCTGACGTCTGCCTCGTCGCCATCGGCGTGGTACCCATTATTCCTGGCGGCATTGACCTGAAAAAAACCGATCGCGGCTACATCATCGTCAACGACCGCTACGAGACCAGCATCCCCGGCATCTACGCTGCTGGAGATATTATCGGGCCGCCCTGGCTTGCCCACGTCGCCAGCTTCGAGGCCAAGGAAGCCGTCGAGGGGATGTTCAACAAAACGCATCAGCCCAAGAAAGTCGGCATCTTCCCCGGTTGCACCTACTGCCATCCCCAAGTCGCCAGCGTCGGACTCACCGAACGCGCCGCCAAGGACACGGGACTCGAGTTTAAAGTCGGTAAATTTCCCTTCCAAGCTAGTGGCAAAGCCATGGCGGTGGGAGAAATGGAAGGCTACGTCAAACTCATCTTCGGCGCGAAACACGGCGAAATTCTCGGCGCGCATATCATCGGCGCAGAAGCCACCGAACTCATCGCCGAACTCGGGCTCGCCATTAACATGGAAGCCACCATGGAGGACATCGAAGCCACGATCCATGCGCACCCGACCCTCAGCGAAGCCGTCCACGAAGCTGCCGGCGCCGCCGAGGGCATGGCCATCCATATCTAA
- a CDS encoding secondary thiamine-phosphate synthase enzyme YjbQ produces MPVYTETIEVRTQGKGTTEITERIAEVVRKSKVRDGLVTVFIRHTSASLIIYENADRSARVDLHEFFERLVPENAVYFTHVLEGGDDMPSHIRMVLTRTSETIPLVDGRLALGTWQGIFLFEHRRAPHRRELVVTVLGE; encoded by the coding sequence ATGCCTGTTTACACAGAAACGATCGAGGTGCGGACGCAGGGAAAGGGGACCACGGAGATCACGGAACGCATCGCCGAAGTGGTGCGGAAGTCGAAAGTGCGCGACGGCCTCGTGACGGTCTTCATTCGCCACACGAGTGCGAGTCTGATCATATACGAAAATGCCGACCGCTCAGCGCGGGTGGATTTGCATGAGTTTTTCGAGCGCCTCGTGCCGGAGAATGCGGTCTACTTCACGCACGTGCTAGAGGGTGGGGACGACATGCCGAGTCACATCCGAATGGTGCTCACGCGAACGTCGGAAACGATCCCGTTGGTCGATGGCCGCCTCGCTCTGGGAACGTGGCAGGGAATATTCCTCTTCGAGCACCGCCGCGCGCCGCACCGCCGCGAACTCGTGGTGACGGTGCTGGGTGAATAG
- a CDS encoding exodeoxyribonuclease III has translation MKLLSWNVNGLRSILKKNFQEFLETEKPDVLCLQETKLSEIISHAAWEEHYESHWNLAEKKGYSGTAILSKVKPISVTKGISIGEHDREGRVLTAEYETFFLVNVYVPNSKRDLSRLEYRQRWDRDFLAHLKRLEKTKPVVICGDFNVAHTPIDLARPKGNEKTHGFTPEERAGFDTFVSAGLLDTFRIFQPEGGHYSWWSQMSDARSRNIGWRIDYFLASESLKPRIKRAWILQDVMGSDHCPVGLELD, from the coding sequence ATGAAACTCCTCTCCTGGAACGTCAACGGGCTCCGCTCCATTCTGAAGAAAAATTTCCAGGAGTTCCTCGAAACCGAAAAGCCGGACGTCCTCTGCCTGCAAGAAACGAAGCTCAGCGAAATCATCAGCCACGCCGCTTGGGAGGAGCATTACGAGTCGCATTGGAATCTGGCCGAAAAGAAGGGTTACTCAGGCACGGCGATTCTCTCGAAGGTGAAGCCAATCTCGGTGACGAAAGGAATCAGCATCGGCGAGCACGACCGCGAAGGCCGCGTGCTGACGGCGGAGTATGAGACGTTTTTTCTGGTGAATGTCTATGTGCCCAACTCGAAGCGCGATCTTTCCCGGCTGGAATATCGCCAGCGCTGGGATCGGGATTTTCTCGCTCACCTGAAACGGCTGGAAAAAACAAAACCCGTCGTGATCTGCGGCGATTTCAATGTGGCTCACACGCCGATCGATCTGGCGCGGCCGAAAGGGAACGAGAAAACCCACGGCTTTACGCCAGAGGAGCGAGCCGGGTTCGATACCTTTGTTTCCGCAGGTCTGCTGGACACATTTCGGATTTTCCAACCGGAGGGCGGCCACTACAGTTGGTGGAGCCAGATGAGCGATGCCCGTTCGCGGAACATCGGGTGGCGGATCGATTATTTTCTGGCCTCGGAAAGTCTCAAGCCGCGGATCAAACGCGCGTGGATTTTGCAAGACGTGATGGGCTCGGATCATTGCCCCGTAGGACTGGAACTCGACTGA
- a CDS encoding response regulator transcription factor translates to MATQILLIDDDRKLCRLVGEYLGPLGYEVVSVHSGPEGAERAVSGAWEAIILDVMLPGCDGFEVLKRIRQSSDVPVLMLTARGEETDRIVGLEIGADDYLPKTFSTRELLARLRAVTRRAVHRESGSPEKDLENEIVLGPLRVKPDSHSASLDNQPLSLTPVEFGLLVSLARAAGRVKTRERLLEEIRERDFDVFDRSIDVHISALRKKLGDDPKNPRFIRTIRAAGYLMSDGATVV, encoded by the coding sequence ATGGCCACGCAGATTCTATTGATCGACGACGACCGCAAGCTTTGCAGGCTGGTCGGCGAATATCTCGGGCCGCTCGGCTACGAAGTCGTGTCGGTCCATAGCGGCCCGGAGGGAGCCGAACGCGCGGTCAGCGGCGCGTGGGAGGCGATCATTCTCGATGTCATGCTGCCCGGTTGCGACGGATTCGAGGTGCTCAAGCGCATTCGCCAAAGCTCCGATGTTCCCGTGCTCATGCTCACGGCGCGCGGTGAGGAGACGGATCGAATCGTCGGTTTAGAGATCGGAGCGGACGATTATTTGCCCAAGACTTTTTCCACTCGCGAACTGCTCGCGAGGCTCCGAGCCGTCACGCGCCGGGCGGTTCACCGGGAGTCCGGATCGCCGGAAAAAGATCTGGAAAACGAGATTGTCCTCGGCCCGCTGCGAGTGAAACCCGACTCCCACTCCGCCTCGCTCGACAACCAGCCGCTCAGCCTCACCCCGGTGGAATTTGGCCTGCTCGTCTCACTGGCCAGGGCGGCGGGCCGGGTGAAAACCCGCGAGCGCCTTCTCGAAGAAATCCGCGAGCGCGACTTCGATGTCTTCGACCGCTCCATTGACGTCCACATTTCCGCGCTCCGCAAAAAACTCGGCGACGACCCGAAAAACCCACGCTTCATCCGCACCATTCGCGCCGCCGGCTATCTGATGAGCGACGGCGCCACAGTCGTATGA
- the lgt gene encoding prolipoprotein diacylglyceryl transferase codes for MFAYYVHHLSPFVFQFPNGMGPRWYGLAYVSAFMVGTWLYRHLAERGYSELKPAQVSDFITWSALFGVLLGGRLGYFLFYDLAGLLSDPLVFFRVWQGGMASHGGILGLFFYTLWYARKHKISWTGLGDNLVVVAPIGLFFGRMANFINGELYGRITHVSWAMQFPAELQDPIIWNQKLPELDRALSQYPATLTSPQAIIDEARRSETLRDLLRDVLNPRHPSQLYEAVLEGLLLFAILWLVRTKMKVRRGVLTGLFFILYAIARISGEQFREPDASLFGPLTRGQFYSLFMILIGAVFLFWSRHQEAPEAPQKS; via the coding sequence ATGTTTGCCTATTACGTTCACCATCTCAGCCCTTTTGTTTTTCAGTTCCCCAATGGCATGGGACCCCGCTGGTACGGGCTCGCTTATGTCTCCGCTTTTATGGTCGGAACCTGGCTTTACCGCCATCTGGCTGAACGCGGCTACTCGGAGTTAAAGCCCGCTCAGGTCAGCGATTTTATCACGTGGTCCGCATTGTTCGGCGTGCTTCTGGGTGGACGGTTGGGCTATTTTCTTTTCTACGATCTGGCCGGATTACTATCCGACCCGCTCGTATTTTTCCGCGTCTGGCAGGGCGGCATGGCGAGTCACGGCGGTATCTTGGGGTTGTTTTTCTACACACTTTGGTATGCAAGAAAACATAAGATCTCCTGGACCGGACTGGGAGATAATCTGGTCGTCGTCGCACCGATTGGCCTTTTTTTCGGACGCATGGCCAACTTCATCAATGGCGAACTCTACGGTCGGATCACCCACGTCTCCTGGGCCATGCAATTTCCCGCAGAGCTCCAAGATCCCATCATCTGGAACCAGAAGCTACCCGAGCTGGACCGCGCCCTCAGCCAATATCCAGCCACGCTGACCTCGCCACAGGCGATCATCGATGAAGCTCGTCGCAGCGAAACGCTCCGCGATCTCCTCCGCGACGTGCTAAACCCACGCCACCCGTCGCAGCTATACGAGGCCGTGCTGGAGGGCCTCCTCCTTTTCGCCATTCTCTGGCTGGTTCGCACAAAAATGAAAGTCCGCCGCGGCGTCCTCACCGGCCTTTTTTTCATCCTCTACGCCATCGCCCGCATCTCTGGCGAGCAATTCCGCGAGCCTGATGCCTCACTCTTCGGTCCCCTCACCCGTGGCCAGTTTTACTCCCTCTTTATGATTCTGATTGGAGCCGTCTTCCTGTTCTGGAGCCGCCACCAGGAAGCACCCGAGGCTCCTCAAAAAAGCTAA
- a CDS encoding serine/threonine protein phosphatase, whose product MEKVKDTQRALVRIGYDGRVHKTFRGPDAEKRFATEVTVLQHLEQVHCPFVPRLLESFPQELKIITTSCGTRVDHIDDARAAEIFAELEPYGVRHEDRDARNITYSSTLGRFCVIDFEFATLLAPDEVHGK is encoded by the coding sequence GTGGAAAAAGTGAAGGACACCCAGCGCGCTTTGGTGCGCATCGGCTACGATGGACGGGTGCACAAAACCTTTCGTGGACCTGATGCGGAGAAACGTTTCGCCACGGAAGTCACTGTCCTGCAACACCTTGAGCAGGTTCATTGTCCCTTTGTTCCCCGGCTGCTGGAATCTTTTCCGCAGGAGCTAAAGATCATTACCACCAGTTGCGGCACACGGGTGGACCATATCGATGACGCCCGTGCGGCGGAAATTTTCGCGGAGTTGGAGCCCTATGGCGTGCGTCACGAGGACAGGGACGCGCGGAACATCACCTACTCTTCGACTTTGGGTCGCTTCTGCGTGATCGACTTTGAATTTGCCACCCTGCTGGCACCCGACGAGGTCCATGGAAAATAA
- a CDS encoding HAMP domain-containing sensor histidine kinase has product MKLPLSLRILGCFFLNLLLLGLAFWAFFRFQLHFGLDSLFAAQSMDRVVAVQRLVEDELQTTPRENWDAILKRFESAYGIQFALFDSAQTQLAGSPLALPRELRERLPPAPRQRDRPPPPREFEPDRPMPDRPPLAGPPMGPRPEERPPQLLHADAQYWISMHLRPHPSARPGPLLLVLVSKNLTAGGLIFDPKPWLIAALGVLGLSVLFWLPLVRGMTQAISEMTRATGQIAAGHFEIHAPENRSDELGTLGGSINRMASRLSAFILGQKRFLGDTAHELVSPLARMEMGLSILQSRASEKDRAHLNDVHEEVRLMSGLVNELLSFSKASLGLSPQHLQAIPLAELIDKTLKREAAGDVTRALADGLKVLGDFELLQRALGNVVRNSQRYAGDASISATRSGNEVILTVSDNGPGIPESALTQIFDPFFRVDLSRDRATGGTGLGLAITKSCVEACGGKVTCRNRTPHGLEMRFVLQAAD; this is encoded by the coding sequence ATGAAACTCCCGCTGTCGCTTCGCATTCTGGGCTGCTTCTTCCTGAATCTGCTCCTGCTCGGACTCGCCTTTTGGGCGTTTTTCCGGTTCCAGTTGCACTTCGGTCTGGACTCCCTCTTCGCCGCGCAATCCATGGACCGGGTCGTCGCCGTCCAGCGGCTGGTGGAGGACGAATTGCAAACCACACCGCGCGAAAATTGGGACGCCATCCTGAAACGCTTCGAGTCTGCCTACGGCATCCAGTTTGCCCTCTTCGATTCCGCTCAAACTCAACTCGCCGGTAGTCCCCTCGCACTCCCTCGGGAACTGCGCGAACGCCTCCCGCCCGCACCCCGGCAACGAGACCGCCCGCCGCCGCCACGGGAGTTCGAGCCGGATCGCCCGATGCCGGATCGGCCTCCGCTCGCCGGACCGCCCATGGGACCGCGCCCCGAGGAACGTCCGCCGCAGTTGCTTCACGCCGACGCGCAATATTGGATTTCGATGCATCTCCGCCCGCACCCGTCGGCGCGACCGGGGCCGTTGCTCCTCGTTCTGGTTTCCAAAAACCTTACCGCTGGCGGGCTCATCTTCGACCCGAAACCATGGCTTATCGCCGCCCTCGGCGTGCTCGGGCTCTCGGTTTTATTCTGGCTGCCGCTGGTTCGTGGAATGACTCAGGCCATTTCCGAAATGACCCGGGCCACCGGCCAGATCGCGGCGGGCCATTTCGAGATTCACGCCCCGGAGAATCGCAGCGACGAACTCGGTACCCTCGGCGGCTCGATCAACCGCATGGCCAGCCGCCTTTCGGCCTTCATCCTGGGGCAAAAGCGTTTCCTCGGCGACACCGCGCACGAACTCGTTTCGCCGCTCGCCCGCATGGAAATGGGACTCAGCATTTTGCAAAGCCGCGCCTCCGAGAAAGACCGCGCCCACCTCAACGACGTCCACGAGGAGGTGCGCCTGATGTCCGGGTTGGTGAATGAATTGCTCTCCTTTTCCAAGGCGTCGCTCGGCCTCTCGCCGCAACACCTGCAAGCCATCCCGCTCGCCGAGCTGATCGATAAAACCCTCAAACGCGAGGCTGCAGGCGACGTCACACGGGCTCTTGCCGACGGGCTGAAAGTCCTTGGCGACTTCGAGCTTTTGCAGCGCGCCCTCGGCAACGTCGTCCGCAACTCTCAGCGCTACGCGGGAGACGCCAGCATTTCCGCCACTCGCTCGGGAAACGAAGTCATCCTCACCGTCTCCGACAACGGCCCCGGCATCCCAGAATCGGCTCTCACTCAAATCTTCGACCCCTTTTTCCGCGTCGATCTCTCCCGCGACCGCGCCACTGGCGGTACTGGACTCGGGCTCGCGATCACGAAAAGCTGCGTCGAAGCCTGTGGCGGCAAAGTCACCTGCCGCAACCGCACGCCGCACGGCCTCGAGATGCGTTTCGTTCTCCAGGCGGCCGACTGA